The region AGACTAAAACCAATTTTTGTGGTATTGCCCACCATTGCTGGATAATCTTACAGATTTGATTTTAATCGTAATTCCTTTGAGAAGCAGCTCCTGTTTCTGAGACGTACATGTCAATGCTAAATTAACAGTATGAATGAAATCTAATGAGGGGGTCATGATTTCTTGGAGGAGAAACCAGGGGGCTACCAAGTACCTTATCTGGGCTGGTGGAGTCACTCATGGAAGGGGCGGACTGTCCAGACCTCCCCGCCCCGGCGCTGAGCCCATTGGCGGAGCCGGGTGCCAAAGCCGGAGGTCCCGTGTGGAAGGGTCCAGGGATTGGTTGTCCCGGTGTGCGTGTGCAGGCAGCGCAGCCTGTCCGTTTGAATGTGCTGGGGACCGGAGAGGATCATTTCCATGGACCATCTGTCTCGCTGGCTGCCCACACAACAAAGAAGGACCCAGGATGGTGTTAGTACATGTTGGATATCTGGTTCTCCCCGTCTTCGGCTCAGTTAGAAACAGAGGTATGATTAGCtatatgttttgtttggttttcttttgtttttaaatcctAACCCAAACAAATTTCTCCGCGTTTCTTCTCTTAAACGTCCTCAGATGATGTAAACAGAGCTGACACCTGCTAGCAAAGCGAGCACGATAGCGACAGATAACATTAGCTGTCTTGCTAACTGTAGCGTCGCGTACATTTAGCCGGTTTGAAAACGTGCTTACTGAAGACCGAAGACATTTAATCTCGCAGGAGCCACGGGTGTTATTCGTGTTAGGACGTTTCACGGCCTGCTTACCGCACCAAAACGACCGCAGCTGTCAAACGGCAGCCCcgctttttttctctttatcctcAGCGGCTAGCGCGGTCCTGCCTGGTTCATCTTCCACTGCGCCGTGTTTACGTGCGTTTGCAGCTATGTATGCGGTCATCGCTAGTTAAGTACCGGACAATACCAGCAGCACGATACGTTCACATTTACTATCTCAGCATTATGTTTTGCTAATAATATCCACAACTCTGTCTggatttgtgtttaatttggcCACGCGAGCAGCTGACAACATGACAAGGGGTTGTGTGCCCCTTTTGTGTGCAACTGGCATCGAGTGTGTTGATTGCCTGCGCTCATTTTTACCCTGATTTTTATGACTTACATACATAAATTAACGCATCTTCCATTAACGACGGGCAGTGTAATGGCTGTACCTCAGATTAGGGGTTATTGTAAAAGGACCATAAAATGGTGGCTTTTTGCCCCAAACcgtaaaaccaaaaaataaataaataaataaataaaacaaaaatatatatttaaatgtttgtcagaTGGAAAGCGACAAATAAAACCTGCAAATTACGCCGCAGGCGCTCCAGCAGTGAAAAATCCTGCCAAACAGAAAGGCGAATAATCACAGTCGTTCAATTGGGCACTATAACAATAACATCATCCTCCATTGCAGTAGGCTATCTGTGCTGATTATGTAATAATAGTAGTAGTACCAGTAAGAATTTGACGTGCATTGTTAAAACTACATGCAGTAGCACCAATGATttcattgtgcttttatttgtgttctttttcCTGTTCCATAGTATCGAGGCTGGCTCTACATTCCGCATTTCTCAGACCTTTGTCCCCCTCCATTGTGTAGCTAACGatcatctgctgctgtctgccGTAGCCTCTGCCTGTTCTCTGCATCTAGCTGTATTGTGAACCCcttcttcctcatttcctctttccatctGAAGACGACATTGGCATTAAAACCGAGTTCCCACTCATACCGTATCCTTCTGTGTAACAGACTAAAGAATAACACCTTCTGTAGAAAacagtttgtctttatttaaactGTCATGTTGCTCTTTAGTGAATAACCCATTGTAGCATTAGACTTTACTACAGACTGTCATTGTGATTCTCCCATTCAGTGTGGATAGACTACATTCTGCTGTAAATTTCTGTAAAGTGGATACATTTTGATCCTCCCCGATTCGATTACAGCCAGGCTTGATCGAACTCTTTGAGTATTGTCTCCATTCCCTATTTGCAAAGGTGCATTGTACCAGCTTTTGTCGTCAATAAAGCGCTTGTATGATCACCTTCTCTAAATCATTTTTTTGACCAATAATCCTGTTATCCTaacaatccccccccccccccccccccaattggCCAATACCTGCAGTACTAAAATCACAGTAatttgtgtgatgttattttCACCTTTAATGGTCCACTGCACCTGCTATAGTGGCATCCAAACAGCTGGTCATAATCCTGTCCATGTGTGAAAGCCTTTGTTCCTGCTAGCTGAATTGATTTTGCCGGTCACAGTAAATTGGCGAGACTCGGGTCTAACTCATCTTGCCATTTTGAAAATCCCCCCCCTATCATTCACAGCCCCCTCTCAAGTCTTTCCTCAGACACCTCCAGAATGCTATCCATTTTACAGGGATGTGTATATCCTGCACTGCTGTAGAACTCCTTTTAGaatcaaaatgtcttttattcTTTGGTTGTGGTTTTCTACCTTATGTTCTTGTATTAGATCCTAATGCATGGTCATTTTatacttttgtttttccacattgaACAGCAGATTCCAATGTAATCTTTGTGTAGAGATGTCCCTGCTGTACTGAAATGTGCTGTAAGCATACACATCTACTCATTGGATGCTGCTTCTGTTCTGTTAACCCTACAGAGAGCATGGTCGGGCCTTGCCTTTGGTCTTTATTTGCATGGTATTATTATGGTTATATAGGACATATTACtcttattattactattatcacACAGTGCCACACATACTAATATTTTCCAATAAAGACTGTAGTTTTCTTCCTAACCTTCAGTGTGCTTTTTGCTGATTTCCATGtgttcctcccctcctccctccacactGTGCTGTCACTGAGACGGTCCCCTCACTCTATATGTGCTCTCATTTCTCAGCTGTCTTTGACAGAGTTTCTTCAAGTTGCTGCTCTGCTTAGTTTGGAGTAGGGGCAGCCAAATTTTCTTTCCATTCCCAAACAAAAAAGGCATGTTTATATTGAAACACACTGGCATTGATATTTAATGTTACACGCTGTCATTCCTTCCTAATCCATACACTATTGTTTATAAAACAAAACGCAGCCTTCTTTACATCCACTCATTGGTGTTCATCGGTGTTGAGTTAACATTGGAAACACTTTGGGGCGATATGGATAAACTCCTCCATCATGGTATATATAATTTTGTATTGGGATGTCGATATATCTGGTGATATACTGTAGTCAGTTTtctgttaaattatttttaattattattattttgtttgtttttgaatctttttttgtctttgtaccaattgaaaattgaaaaatgaaaaaaaatcaaggttcTTCAACAGATTTATAGCTTTGCCTAAAATGGCCTTGAAAAACCAAAGATATTAAAGGTTAATATGCCATGGTATAAATGGCATTGCAAATGAATCGTTTCATGGTAAAACATTATCATTTTGTCCAAAGTTGAGATATTAACTGACTACCATCTAAACCCCAAAGACTTTTGAGGTCTCTCGTCCCTACATATACACTGAACATTGGGCTACATTCTTCTGTAGGCTGTTGAGTTTTTTTCCTATGTGTTAAGCATTTAAGCTTAGCTAGCAGGCTGCTGGCTGTTTAACAGGCAGACATCAAAGTGGTATCTTCCCATCTAACTCTCATCTTAGCAAAATTTTCCTAAAATGTCCAACTACTCCTTTGTGAGTCTTCAGTTGTGTAGAACGATGAGAAATCACTTTGGTTCAATCACAAAATTGCGACCATTTAATCTGTGAAGCCTTATATCTGTATCTCTATGTAATGTTTAAACTATTTTAACTCATCCAGCTCTTTGCTTGTTAAATATCTCAACAATCAACATACCTTGACACGCTCATacaaaaaaaactcttaaaTCACAGAAAGTAGCGGCTTTATAATATAAGATTAAATTCCTGTAGTCATCCAGTGGCGTGTTTGTAGCTTTTGACAACAGCGTAACAAAACCTAATGTGGCTCACATTACACTACAAGTACAGATAAAGCTTTTCATTATTCACTGCAGGCAGtctgacatgaaatgaaagtgtTGACAATTTTTGTTGGTAAATGATGATAATATTGCACAATAGGTGGTCTACAAGGAGTCTTTAATTACACAAGTGCTAAATGTTTATATTAGCCTACAAAATTATTTGGTTTATAAGTTCTATTTTTTCTTAAGTGTTAAGTTTGTTATTGTGTCATCCTGCTCTCACTATACACATTGCATTAAAAGCCATTGCTCCTTTGGAAGATTTGAAACTAGGGCAGTTGGTCACAACATGCAGCACAGGCTCTGGTGTCATTGATTTGGAGTATTTAGCTGCACACTTTAAATATAGACTCAGCAGTTTAAGGAGTTTTAAAGTCTGGGACTCCTTGCTGTCGAGCCACTTGAGCTCTACATCTGTTCAGAATGTCTGAAATAGTCAAGAGTTATTTATGTGCAGACATAAGGTGTGTCTGAGAAACACACCGAGATACGTGCTCGGCAACTTTCGCGACCGGCTGCAGCAACAGACTTTTAAATAACTTAACAGCTGTAATGCATGTGTTAATCCACAGTAGCTGCAGTGGTACAGGCCACATTAACATCAGATGTTTTGTCTTCCACCCAGCACCCACCCTGCCCTTATTTGACCCATGTACAGAATCAAGGTCAGTGAGCTGTGTGCAGGTATGGGGCCACGAAGAGCAATCTGAATGCAGATTTTCAGTCCAGCTTTACAGCTTATTTCTCTCCTTAGGCCCGCATTGTAATTGTGAGCATGCTAATCAGTGATATCAGCCAGTGTGGCAATGGGCTTCAATGGAAAACTGTGTGTACGCAGGTCTAAGTGTTGGAAGACCACTGGACTAGGCAGAAGACAGGATTACGTTAGAAAGGGGGGTGTGATTGTAAAGCTGCAGTGATggcagcaggagggggaggagggggcgagggagggagagacaggttTAATGTCAGACTGCTGCAGTCGTTATTGGGTGGTGCTACGGGCTGTCACTCACACAGCGACACCATGCTGCAGCCACACGGTGGGGGAGGGGCTGCCTGTGCGGCAGCTCAGGGGTGAGGAGAGACGGATGggagtgtatgtgcatgtgtgtggatggGTGGGGGTCTGTTCTGCACTAATCAGGCATTTTTATGTCTGTAAGTCAAAGTCGAATAACAAGGCTGCTGGCAGCTCTGCAATATGTCAAATATTAATGTCAGCAGATGATGCAGTATAAGAGCCCAGAGACAAGTCATTTGATATTTACTCTAAGCTTCACACGGAGTTCAGTTTTACCAGGTCACAGGCTTTATACAAAAGTGATGTACGGCCTTTTACCAAACCGAATCACCAGCCTGCCATTTCTGCTCTACTTCCTCAGCcaaatgttgttttcagtctGCTCATGGCTCTCAAGGTTCACTGGCTTCCCATGTCCCAAGGCTACATGCAACGAAGCAAAACAACTATCATGCAATATGTCATATtagtaatatttaaaaaaaacaacttgacattatgggaaatttgcttatttgctttctgggGGAGAGTAATAGGAGGAGATTATTATACAATAATAcatccagcagccagttagcatgGCAATACCTACCAGTACCTAAATTCTGTGCAATATCTTTAGTTTCTACAAAAAACCCCATCtcactatttcttggctgggaaATAGCACACCACTTAATCCccataaaacaacaaactatTGTGTTTTCGCTTTGGTTAACAGCTACAGGCTAtctgtttccccctgctcccaggttttgtgctaagctaagctaatcagctgcAGACTGCAGCCTCACATTTAACAGATAAACATGAGACTGTTATCATTCTTCCCATCTAACTGGtgaaagcaaataagcgtatttcccaaaattaTAAACTAATCAATTTATAATTCACATATACTTAAGAGATGTGAGATTCTCTGTTTAAATTAAACTACAGATTTTTTGCCGTTGAAAAATGTTAGATGATTTGTAGATTAGATCTCATGTCAGAGAACAATCTTTTAATTACATTTGTCAGCGAATGCTAAATATATCACAAACCATTAACTAATAGCCAAATCCTCCCTCATGCTCATATCAGACATACAGTGTCACTCCATATTACTGTTTAGCAAGTCCAGATTTAATCTGCCTGATTCAGTTTGAAGCACCTGACACAGTGTTAGATTTGACAGTTGTTTCTTCAGAAATACATAACTTTGAACAGactgaatatatttttcaaGGGTGCACAAAGGCACAATGATCAGGTATTTCATTACACACAGTGGACAGTCCATCTTCCACACCCCGCTGTCTGTGTCCTGGTCCAGAAACCCAGAAAGTTGCAACAGGGAGTTGATGTAGTAACTGTTTGTCCCCACATCACCCTCCATCCAGCCCTCCTCCCTTTGAGCTCAGAGTAGTTCCTATTGATGGCTTTGTGCAAGTCAATACCAAGGTAATTCAGCTCGACTACCATACAATCCCATGTCTCCTCCAGCCCTGGTAGGAAGGGTAATCTTTTGAGCCCACCTCTGTTGCTGTGGTGCCTGATTATCATCAGACTCATGGAGGGTATTAATGAGAAATCTACAGTTGAATTTGTGTTCCTTCAAACAGCAGGCATAATATAGAACCTAAGTCTATTACATTGATTAGCGATGGACTGCAGACAACCCTCCTCAGAAACACCCCAGGCTATTAGTGAAGATCCATGCTCCCTGCTGGCTATGCTATGGCAAGTGGACAGGGAGGCCACCGGGTGCAATCTGCCTGTGGGTTTAGATGGTGCTCCACAGGggtctcagtgtttgtgtcatcCATCTGCCGTtttgtctgtcttgtctctTCCTGTGTCAGGAGTCTCCTATTTTTATGTTCTCTCAGTGTAATCacttgttaaatgtttttaaatgtgtttgagagagagagtcagaaagGTCAAATTTGTCTAATCAAGTGGGTATGTTTTGCAATTATGTGTGCTCTTCACTGGTCTGTCTGGgtctctctgtggtgtctgtttgGTTGGAAGTAATCACAGGCTTATCCAGCTCACTTCTGATCACTTACATTTATTTCCCATAGGAGCACACTTCACCAGGCATCACAACAGCCATGCTACCTCCTGCCGACACTTTCACCTGGGCGCTCCCCAGGCACCCATCTCAGCCGAGTTCCCTCTAGGACATGCCAGCCAGCCCCCTCAGACAGGCCTGGCCACCCACCTGCCCCCGGCACACCATCCACCCCTCACTGCCCTGCCTGCTCCCCCTCAGTTCCAGGATGTGCCGGGGCCTCCATTCCTACCTCAGGCCTTACACCAGCAATAcctcatccagcagcagcttcttgAAGCGCAGCACCGCAGGATCCTCCCGCACTCCAGGTGAAACCACAACCACATGCAAATACAGATACACAAACTCATAAAACCgagtcaaacatttttatcttATTGCAGAAGAACCCAGGAGCGTATTCCCCTGAACCCTCACAGACTGCGTTCAGGCTATGAGTACTCCCCTCCCCTCCATGTCCCCCAACCAATGACACAGCAGCCACGGTACCTGGCCGAAGGCACTGACTGGTGAGTCACTGTTGGAGATTAATGAGAGTCCTGTAGAGTCGAGAAATTATCCCCGTCCTTTCATCTCTGcacccatctgtctgtctgtctgttgctaTGCCTAGCATTAGTTGATGATGTTGATTTAGtcgcctgtctgtctgcctgcaggGATCTCAGCGTAGATGCCGGCCTCCCTCACCACCAGTaccagctccagcagcttccACAGCACTATCAGCATTATCTGGCCTCACCTCGAATGCACCACTTCCCCAGGAACACATCGTCTGCACAAGTGGTATGTTCAACACAGATTGTTCTACCCTGCtattctttattttcagttttactacTGTTAATTATTTGGTTATTTTTTCAATAGATATCTTGATCTGCAAGTTAGAGTTTTTTACATTGGGCTGATGCGCTTCAAAAAAAGGATCAAATCTGATGCAGCTGAACCAGAGAAActgtcttttttattccatGCCTTGTCAGaacctggtgcctacattacccacaatgcaacgtGAAGTACAAACGCTCGTTTTCCACATATGCATATATACTCCCCAAGACGTCTAAACAAACTTTGATGTGCAAAATCAGAGGAGTTCCCCTTTAACTCACAATAATTGGCTCTTTTCACACAACTGTCACATAGACATTTTGTCTTTGAGCAATGCATCAAAGCAATGGAGAAAATCTGTATTTAACTGCGGGATTAACAGTGCTGTAAAATGACGAAGAGTTCTCTTTTGCTAGGTTGTGCATGAAATCAGAAACTACCCGTACCCCCAGCTGCACCTGTTGGCACTTCAAAGTCTGAATCCTTCAAGGCATGCCACTGCTGTGCGAGAAAGTTATGaggtaaatatataaatacatttcgTATACTTTCCATCTATCAAAGCCTGGACcctcttgttttttctttttagacaaACTTTGCCTCACTGTGCCATCCCACTTGAACTTGTCTATACTCTTATATTCTATCTGACAAATAATCTCATACAACGTCCATTTAGCAGCTCAATATTATCCTACTCTACTTTTTCTTCAGGAGTTGTTGCAGCTGGAGGACCGG is a window of Toxotes jaculatrix isolate fToxJac2 chromosome 16, fToxJac2.pri, whole genome shotgun sequence DNA encoding:
- the rnf165a gene encoding E3 ubiquitin-protein ligase RNF165; protein product: MVLVHVGYLVLPVFGSVRNRGAHFTRHHNSHATSCRHFHLGAPQAPISAEFPLGHASQPPQTGLATHLPPAHHPPLTALPAPPQFQDVPGPPFLPQALHQQYLIQQQLLEAQHRRILPHSRRTQERIPLNPHRLRSGYEYSPPLHVPQPMTQQPRYLAEGTDWDLSVDAGLPHHQYQLQQLPQHYQHYLASPRMHHFPRNTSSAQVVVHEIRNYPYPQLHLLALQSLNPSRHATAVRESYEELLQLEDRLGSVSRGAVQTTIERFTFPHKYKKRKPLQLKIGEEEETDVDEKCTICLSMLEDGEDVRRLPCMHLFHQGCVDQWLATSRKCPICRVDIETQLNPDS